The Brevibacillus brevis genome contains a region encoding:
- a CDS encoding response regulator, protein MRIIDINKRFVSKIEGFEVIATATNGTDAKELLSCTRPQLVLLDVYLPDMLGTELVWYIRQHYREVDVIMITAAKEMEMVQEALRGGVYDYIVKPLVFERFRERLESYREHVIRTREAVEVDQEVIDQMLTRRLVAPKNRDVLAPKGIDLLTLEKVIEAIRQTGDKGVSAEEIGREIGTSRTTARRYLEYLVLEKKARADLIYGTVGRPERKYRYLP, encoded by the coding sequence ATGCGGATTATCGATATCAACAAGCGATTTGTCAGCAAGATTGAAGGTTTTGAAGTAATTGCTACAGCAACGAATGGGACGGATGCCAAAGAATTGCTGTCTTGTACCCGCCCTCAGCTGGTTTTATTGGATGTGTACTTGCCTGACATGCTGGGAACGGAGCTGGTCTGGTATATTCGGCAACATTACCGCGAAGTAGACGTGATCATGATCACCGCAGCCAAGGAAATGGAAATGGTACAGGAAGCGTTGCGCGGTGGAGTATATGATTACATCGTCAAGCCGCTGGTTTTCGAGCGTTTTCGTGAACGGTTGGAAAGCTATCGCGAGCATGTCATTCGGACGAGAGAAGCTGTCGAGGTAGACCAGGAAGTCATTGACCAAATGCTGACCAGAAGGCTGGTCGCCCCGAAAAATCGAGATGTGCTTGCACCAAAAGGGATTGACCTCTTGACTCTGGAAAAAGTAATCGAAGCGATCAGACAGACGGGAGACAAGGGGGTCTCGGCGGAGGAAATTGGCCGCGAGATTGGTACCAGTCGAACAACAGCGCGACGGTATTTAGAATACTTGGTTCTGGAAAAAAAGGCGCGTGCTGACTTGATTTATGGCACAGTGGGCAGACCGGAAAGAAAATATCGCTATCTTCCATAA
- a CDS encoding tripartite tricarboxylate transporter substrate binding protein — protein MKRKKVLITVSTFLTLALAACGGGTGNTGTASPGTQPAPSAQPAAEASKYPEKPIVYVAPSGAGGGWDKTARSVAKVLAESKLVTETITVENKPGGGGTVFLAEYVSKDKGNPYKLFVSSPPILINNNKKEGNSPFGYKDVTPLAQMTKDFGTLVVKADSPHKDIKSVLDAIKADPSKITLAGGSAPGSMDHLIGVMPAAKYGIDPKSVKYVSYDGGGEAMAALLGGNADIIATDASSVGEYLKAGKIRVLGVTSDERLGGDLKDIPTLKEQGIDATFTIWRGVFGPADMPADAKAYWDAKLKELSTHEAWTKELAANGWESEYKDAAAFTAFLDEQDKQVKELLTSLGMSK, from the coding sequence ATGAAAAGAAAAAAAGTGCTAATCACAGTGTCCACTTTTCTTACACTAGCATTGGCTGCTTGTGGTGGAGGTACTGGAAATACGGGAACAGCAAGTCCGGGAACGCAGCCAGCTCCATCGGCACAGCCTGCCGCAGAGGCATCCAAATACCCGGAAAAGCCGATCGTGTATGTGGCTCCATCCGGTGCAGGAGGGGGCTGGGATAAGACAGCTCGCTCGGTAGCAAAGGTGTTGGCGGAAAGCAAGCTGGTGACAGAAACCATTACGGTAGAAAACAAGCCGGGTGGCGGGGGAACCGTGTTTTTGGCTGAGTATGTTAGCAAAGACAAAGGCAATCCTTATAAATTATTCGTGAGCTCTCCTCCTATCTTGATTAACAATAACAAAAAAGAGGGGAACAGCCCATTTGGATACAAGGATGTCACACCATTGGCGCAAATGACGAAAGATTTCGGCACCCTCGTTGTGAAAGCGGATTCACCACATAAGGACATCAAGAGCGTGCTGGACGCAATCAAGGCTGACCCAAGCAAAATTACACTGGCAGGGGGTTCTGCTCCCGGATCGATGGATCATCTGATCGGCGTAATGCCAGCAGCTAAATACGGAATTGATCCAAAAAGCGTAAAATACGTCTCTTATGATGGCGGCGGAGAAGCAATGGCTGCTTTGTTGGGCGGCAATGCGGATATCATTGCAACAGATGCTTCCAGCGTGGGTGAGTATCTGAAAGCAGGTAAAATTCGCGTACTGGGCGTCACTTCCGATGAACGTCTCGGCGGCGATTTGAAAGATATTCCGACGTTAAAAGAGCAAGGCATTGATGCAACGTTCACGATTTGGCGCGGTGTCTTCGGTCCGGCTGATATGCCAGCAGACGCAAAAGCTTACTGGGATGCAAAGCTGAAAGAACTTTCCACGCATGAGGCATGGACAAAAGAATTGGCGGCAAACGGTTGGGAAAGCGAGTACAAGGACGCTGCTGCTTTCACAGCATTCCTGGACGAACAAGATAAGCAGGTCAAAGAACTGTTGACATCACTTGGTATGTCGAAGTAG
- a CDS encoding tripartite tricarboxylate transporter TctB family protein encodes MNLMFDRIGSLFFALVGALFIVESQNISSSAYGSQVGPNMFPFGLGVILILLSLRLLWETYKKGVAASTSESQSPLRYKRFLFILAATVLYVLLLEKLGYVISSFAFLLYAFTMMGSKSVLKSGIVSLLFSIGVYVIYVHLLKGTLPGLPAWLGV; translated from the coding sequence ATGAACCTGATGTTTGATCGGATCGGCAGCCTGTTTTTTGCACTAGTAGGCGCACTCTTTATTGTCGAAAGTCAAAATATTTCGTCTAGTGCATACGGAAGTCAGGTCGGGCCGAATATGTTTCCTTTTGGGCTTGGCGTCATCCTGATCCTGTTGAGCTTGCGATTGTTGTGGGAGACCTATAAAAAAGGAGTGGCTGCTTCCACATCTGAGTCACAGAGTCCACTGCGATACAAGCGGTTTTTATTCATTTTGGCAGCGACAGTCTTGTATGTTTTGTTGTTGGAGAAACTCGGTTATGTCATCTCGAGCTTCGCTTTCCTTCTGTACGCCTTCACCATGATGGGAAGTAAAAGCGTTTTGAAATCGGGAATCGTTTCCCTGCTGTTTTCAATAGGAGTTTATGTCATCTATGTGCATTTGCTTAAAGGTACGCTTCCAGGACTACCTGCCTGGCTAGGCGTCTAG
- a CDS encoding tripartite tricarboxylate transporter permease — protein sequence MSALQFLADGFLVALQWHNLVFAFIGVLIGTAVGVLPGIGPMSGVALLMPVTASLTSGLPPESAAASALILLAGVYYGAMYGGSTTSILLNTPGESSSVVTTLDGYQMAKQGRAGAALSIAAIGSFVAGLVALIALVFLADPLSDLALKFGPAEYFSLMLLGLCAVSGLGGKSMTKALIMTVMGLLLATIGMDTVSGVARFTYDIPDLYQGLEFLTIAVGLFALGEVFKTILEDDQSTKEIIKVGRVLPTKQDLKESAGPITRGSLLGFFIGVLPGAGATLASFFSYIFEKKLSKDPSRFGKGAIAGVAAPESANNAASGGAMIPLLTLGIPGSGTTAILMGALLMYNVQPGPLLFADHPQIAWGLIASMFIGNVMLLVLNMPLVKVFAKIIETPSHFLIPLIIAISVFGVYAVQISTFDLILLVICGVAGYFLTKNDFPLAPLVLGLVLGPMIENNMRRALTTSNGDFSIFLTKPLSAAFLICALLWLLIPIFLKRRGKQVIISEEA from the coding sequence ATGAGTGCATTGCAATTTTTGGCGGATGGTTTTCTCGTTGCCTTACAGTGGCATAATCTTGTCTTTGCCTTTATTGGCGTCCTGATCGGTACTGCGGTAGGTGTCCTTCCCGGCATCGGTCCAATGAGCGGAGTCGCGTTATTGATGCCCGTTACGGCTTCCTTGACCTCTGGCTTACCTCCTGAAAGTGCGGCGGCTAGCGCACTGATTTTGTTGGCAGGCGTTTATTATGGTGCGATGTACGGTGGTTCCACAACGTCCATTTTGTTAAATACGCCGGGTGAATCCTCCTCTGTTGTTACGACATTGGACGGCTATCAGATGGCGAAACAGGGACGTGCTGGCGCAGCGTTGTCGATTGCAGCGATCGGTTCTTTTGTCGCGGGTCTCGTGGCGCTGATTGCTCTTGTGTTTTTGGCTGATCCATTATCCGATCTCGCTTTGAAATTCGGCCCTGCTGAATATTTCTCCCTCATGCTTCTCGGCTTGTGTGCGGTCAGCGGACTGGGGGGGAAGTCGATGACCAAAGCCCTCATTATGACAGTCATGGGACTCTTGCTTGCGACAATTGGGATGGATACCGTTTCGGGAGTGGCGCGATTTACCTACGATATTCCCGATTTGTACCAAGGCTTGGAGTTCCTCACGATAGCAGTTGGTTTGTTTGCCCTTGGAGAAGTGTTCAAGACAATCCTGGAAGACGATCAATCGACCAAGGAAATTATTAAAGTGGGGCGAGTACTCCCTACGAAGCAAGACCTAAAAGAAAGTGCCGGACCGATTACACGCGGCTCGTTGCTCGGGTTTTTCATTGGCGTCTTGCCTGGTGCTGGCGCTACCCTCGCATCTTTCTTCTCGTATATTTTTGAGAAAAAGCTCAGCAAAGATCCTAGCCGCTTTGGAAAAGGAGCGATCGCAGGTGTAGCAGCACCGGAGTCTGCAAACAATGCTGCTTCTGGCGGTGCGATGATTCCTCTGTTGACGTTGGGCATTCCAGGGTCCGGTACCACTGCAATTTTAATGGGGGCATTATTGATGTATAACGTACAGCCCGGACCGCTCTTATTCGCTGATCATCCGCAAATTGCTTGGGGATTAATTGCAAGTATGTTTATCGGGAATGTGATGCTGCTGGTTTTGAACATGCCATTAGTGAAAGTGTTTGCAAAAATCATTGAAACACCGTCCCATTTCCTGATTCCACTCATTATCGCGATTTCCGTTTTCGGTGTGTACGCAGTGCAAATTAGTACATTTGACTTGATTTTGCTCGTGATTTGTGGGGTAGCTGGCTATTTCCTGACGAAAAACGATTTTCCGCTAGCACCGCTCGTCCTCGGCCTTGTTTTGGGACCGATGATTGAAAATAACATGAGAAGAGCATTGACCACCTCGAATGGTGACTTTTCTATCTTCTTGACGAAGCCGCTTTCCGCTGCTTTTCTGATTTGTGCGCTTCTTTGGTTGCTGATCCCTATCTTCTTGAAGCGCAGAGGGAAGCAAGTCATTATCAGTGAAGAAGCGTAA
- a CDS encoding GNAT family N-acetyltransferase, which translates to MLNIEPVILEGKLVRLEPLRMAHVDGIWEAGAYEEIWPYMSVTIRTREDAQAFILQALKNEQAQTELPFVIIRQADEQIIGSTRFLGIAKKDRGLEIGFTWLTPSVWKTGVNTECKWLLLRHCFEQLGCIRVQLKTDSRNLNSQRAIARIGGVREGVLRNHMVMPDGYIRDSVYFSILDREWPEAKQKLQLLLFGE; encoded by the coding sequence ATGTTAAACATTGAACCTGTTATCTTGGAAGGCAAGCTGGTCCGATTGGAGCCGCTCAGAATGGCTCATGTGGACGGAATCTGGGAAGCAGGCGCATACGAAGAGATTTGGCCGTATATGTCCGTTACCATTCGAACGAGAGAAGATGCTCAGGCTTTTATCCTGCAGGCTTTGAAAAATGAACAAGCCCAGACAGAACTCCCATTCGTCATCATTCGCCAAGCAGATGAGCAGATCATCGGGAGCACGAGATTCTTAGGGATAGCGAAAAAGGATCGCGGATTGGAAATCGGGTTTACCTGGCTGACCCCGTCCGTTTGGAAAACGGGCGTCAATACGGAATGTAAATGGCTTCTCCTGCGCCACTGCTTCGAACAACTGGGTTGTATACGCGTACAGCTCAAGACAGATTCTCGCAATTTGAATTCGCAACGTGCCATTGCCCGAATCGGTGGCGTTCGAGAAGGTGTCCTGCGCAATCACATGGTGATGCCAGATGGATACATTCGCGACTCGGTATACTTTAGCATTCTCGACCGTGAATGGCCAGAAGCCAAGCAAAAGCTGCAATTGTTGCTGTTTGGTGAATAA
- a CDS encoding DUF3054 domain-containing protein — protein sequence MRLRLSLPGYLLLLGDLIAFVLFVYYGKIIHNYPVTVMGIIETLAPFLVGWIVAILLFKSYGQRTYESAGRQLLSVLITWTVAAPIGLLIRSWWTGVPITLIFAGVTYFITLAFLLGWRVPFAIGYAIYKRNRLLSTS from the coding sequence ATGAGACTGCGTTTGTCACTACCGGGCTATTTGTTACTGCTCGGGGATCTGATTGCCTTTGTGCTCTTTGTTTATTACGGAAAAATCATTCATAACTACCCTGTCACTGTCATGGGAATTATCGAAACATTAGCCCCGTTCCTGGTGGGATGGATCGTCGCGATTCTGCTTTTCAAGAGCTACGGACAGCGAACGTATGAATCGGCGGGCCGACAATTATTATCGGTACTGATTACTTGGACAGTAGCCGCACCAATTGGCTTACTGATCCGCTCCTGGTGGACAGGTGTACCGATTACGCTTATTTTTGCAGGTGTGACTTATTTCATTACGCTTGCGTTTTTGCTCGGGTGGCGTGTACCGTTTGCCATCGGCTACGCGATCTACAAACGCAATAGACTACTTTCAACCAGCTAA
- a CDS encoding thiamine phosphate synthase — MSSTHELHVITSGRHSLEDVLRMAEAAYAGGMNFLHIREKHRTAKECMDWVKALANVIPLSALIVNDRVDVAAASGCAGAHLAYHSLSPAEARMVLKTGQKIGRSVHSVEEAQQAIAAKVDYLLYGHIFASGSKPGLAPRGTIELAQMTARFTIPIIGLGGVTPDRTAQVLEAGCAGIAVLSGITDAADAKSAASAYRAALDRWEGK; from the coding sequence ATGTCAAGCACTCATGAGCTGCATGTGATTACGAGCGGCCGGCATTCGCTTGAGGACGTATTGCGAATGGCAGAAGCTGCTTATGCGGGTGGTATGAACTTTTTACACATACGGGAAAAACATCGTACCGCAAAGGAATGCATGGACTGGGTAAAGGCGTTGGCGAATGTCATCCCCCTTTCGGCCTTGATCGTGAATGATCGGGTGGACGTGGCTGCGGCGTCGGGTTGTGCTGGTGCTCACCTGGCATACCATAGTCTGTCTCCAGCGGAAGCGAGAATGGTGCTGAAGACTGGTCAAAAAATAGGGCGTTCCGTCCATTCCGTGGAGGAAGCACAGCAAGCCATTGCCGCAAAAGTCGATTATTTGCTCTACGGGCATATTTTTGCGAGTGGTTCGAAGCCGGGTCTAGCACCAAGAGGAACAATAGAACTCGCGCAAATGACGGCACGATTTACTATTCCGATCATCGGACTCGGTGGAGTCACACCGGATCGGACGGCGCAAGTTTTGGAAGCAGGGTGTGCGGGCATTGCTGTCTTATCGGGGATTACCGATGCAGCAGATGCCAAGTCAGCAGCCAGCGCTTATCGAGCAGCATTGGATCGTTGGGAGGGAAAATAA
- the thiE gene encoding thiamine phosphate synthase gives MRDIQRLREKMGVYFVIGTQDCGYSSEKTVQIVEAALRGGVGTLQLRDKGSKLTAEEQYELGKQLQLLCRDHDTVFFVNDDVDLAIRLQADGVHVGQDDMALTEVRAKVGSEMYIGVSAGTVEEALAAQNGGVDCIGVGAMFATRSKADAGEPIGPVGLEEIRKAVGNDLPIVGIGGITLENASEVLAAGADGVAIISAISHAESPEEAAQALQRIVRSR, from the coding sequence ATGCGAGATATACAAAGACTTCGGGAAAAGATGGGTGTATACTTTGTCATTGGTACGCAGGACTGCGGGTATTCCAGCGAAAAGACCGTGCAAATTGTGGAAGCAGCATTGCGTGGAGGAGTGGGTACGCTTCAGTTGCGTGATAAAGGAAGCAAGCTGACTGCTGAGGAACAATACGAGCTGGGCAAACAGTTGCAACTGCTATGTCGTGACCATGATACCGTATTTTTTGTAAATGACGATGTAGATCTGGCGATTCGCTTGCAGGCAGATGGCGTCCATGTCGGGCAAGATGATATGGCGTTGACGGAAGTACGAGCCAAAGTTGGCTCCGAGATGTACATTGGTGTTTCGGCAGGTACGGTTGAAGAGGCGCTCGCAGCCCAGAACGGTGGCGTAGATTGTATCGGTGTAGGAGCGATGTTCGCTACACGTTCCAAGGCAGATGCTGGCGAGCCTATTGGACCAGTGGGGCTAGAGGAGATCCGTAAGGCAGTTGGTAATGACTTGCCTATCGTGGGGATTGGTGGCATTACACTGGAAAATGCTTCTGAAGTGCTTGCTGCCGGGGCCGATGGTGTCGCAATTATCAGTGCGATCAGCCATGCCGAATCACCTGAAGAAGCAGCCCAAGCGCTACAGCGGATTGTACGATCTCGTTAG
- a CDS encoding antibiotic biosynthesis monooxygenase family protein — protein MYVSMNRLTVPEDYQSHLERAFGNGGERMKEVPGFLEFLFLAPTEGDEYIVFTKWTDEESFKNWTESEAFKRAHTGTNPNSPVKSDLRNYAVKSHS, from the coding sequence ATGTATGTATCCATGAACAGACTGACTGTACCAGAAGACTATCAATCCCATTTGGAACGCGCATTTGGTAATGGGGGAGAACGAATGAAGGAGGTTCCTGGTTTTTTGGAGTTCCTTTTCCTGGCACCAACGGAAGGTGACGAATACATCGTTTTTACGAAATGGACAGATGAGGAATCGTTTAAAAATTGGACAGAAAGCGAAGCTTTCAAGCGCGCACATACAGGAACTAACCCGAATAGCCCGGTAAAATCGGATTTGCGCAATTACGCTGTCAAATCCCATTCATAA
- a CDS encoding two-component system sensor histidine kinase NtrB — translation MKNRISKYLTHLVPAAVAKTFSFLSDHHYSALLLEDRENTEALFVQQITKWIEVVKVIDTYAFERELSEIAYKFSLLGMNLTYLHQFLRKCRDVIIEEMNNNACSLATTEMERVELLQGQIRLYQSMDYILQQMDDVFNKNSHQFPVEKTPTSPTSSSSAKGEDVTMLAEQELVQLVLQSSDIAVLMIDRQLRVIEANYAVCHLFGVDRNQIIGQNIDHALRPHISERFVQWVIERGQSGHYVAEYRGKWTTVSTSPIYYDGEMWGAIAVLRNVTESKKYEEELSKREALAAVGQLAAGMAHEIRNPLTAIKGFIQLLREQGEANRSESYFSVILTEIERIDGLLNDVLVLARYRDDKIVSERFLVMDELHGVIRLLEPEANRRGIKLELDIAQGEWHVFGHRSRIKQAILNILKNALEALMTQGNLVHVKVYSSLNQVIIVVEDNGPGLSDSCLQNLFVPFYTTKQEGTGLGLSTTQRIIADHGGELYAENSPKLKGARFEIRLPLSIS, via the coding sequence TTGAAAAATCGAATAAGTAAGTATCTTACTCATTTGGTCCCTGCGGCGGTGGCCAAGACGTTTTCCTTTCTTTCAGATCATCATTACTCTGCTTTGCTTCTAGAAGACCGCGAAAATACAGAGGCTTTGTTTGTACAGCAAATCACAAAATGGATTGAAGTAGTAAAAGTAATCGACACGTATGCATTCGAACGAGAATTGAGCGAAATTGCGTACAAATTTTCGTTACTCGGAATGAACCTTACGTATTTGCATCAATTTTTGCGCAAGTGTCGAGACGTTATTATTGAAGAAATGAATAACAACGCATGTTCTCTTGCCACGACGGAAATGGAGCGAGTAGAGCTATTGCAAGGACAGATTCGTCTCTATCAATCGATGGACTACATTTTGCAGCAAATGGACGATGTCTTCAACAAAAATTCGCATCAATTTCCGGTTGAGAAAACACCAACTTCTCCTACAAGTTCCAGTTCGGCCAAAGGAGAAGATGTTACAATGCTCGCTGAACAGGAGCTTGTCCAATTGGTTCTGCAGTCCAGTGATATTGCTGTCTTGATGATCGACCGCCAGCTAAGAGTCATTGAAGCGAATTACGCTGTCTGTCATTTATTTGGCGTAGATCGGAATCAAATCATTGGTCAAAACATTGATCATGCCCTTCGCCCTCATATAAGCGAGCGTTTTGTCCAGTGGGTGATTGAACGCGGGCAGTCCGGCCATTATGTTGCGGAATACAGAGGCAAATGGACGACAGTTAGTACGAGCCCCATTTATTACGATGGAGAGATGTGGGGAGCGATCGCCGTTCTTCGGAATGTTACGGAAAGCAAAAAGTACGAAGAAGAATTGAGCAAGCGTGAAGCGCTGGCAGCAGTTGGGCAACTGGCTGCTGGGATGGCGCATGAGATTCGAAATCCACTGACAGCCATCAAAGGCTTCATTCAGTTGTTGCGTGAGCAAGGGGAAGCTAATCGCAGTGAATCTTATTTTTCTGTCATCTTAACGGAAATTGAACGCATTGATGGGCTATTGAACGATGTTCTTGTTTTGGCCCGGTACAGGGATGATAAAATCGTATCGGAACGTTTCTTAGTGATGGACGAGTTACATGGCGTCATTCGTTTACTGGAGCCAGAAGCGAATCGAAGAGGAATCAAGCTAGAGTTGGACATTGCACAAGGCGAGTGGCATGTGTTTGGTCATCGTTCGCGAATCAAGCAAGCCATCTTGAACATCTTGAAAAATGCGCTTGAAGCATTGATGACCCAAGGCAATCTCGTTCATGTGAAAGTGTACTCATCTCTCAATCAAGTCATCATTGTTGTGGAAGACAACGGACCTGGTCTATCAGATTCTTGCCTGCAAAATTTATTCGTTCCTTTTTATACGACCAAACAAGAGGGAACGGGGTTAGGTTTGTCTACGACACAACGCATCATCGCGGATCACGGTGGCGAACTCTATGCGGAAAACTCTCCGAAACTGAAAGGAGCCCGTTTTGAGATTCGTTTACCTCTTTCAATTTCCTAA
- a CDS encoding response regulator, with protein sequence MTGKQKEGAIRVVLVDDQTMIRQGLGYVIQMQSDMEVIGEASDGVEAVELIGALAPDVVLMDVQMPNKSGIEATKEIMQQHPRTKVLILTTFDNHNYVVEGIRAGAVGYMLKDADSQEMLDLIRRAHQGEALFHTVTAAKALAEALQGQRETPDLTTTPQSVLLDELTDRELDVLQQIADGYRNDQIAQNLFISEGTVKTHVHRILQKMGVEDRTQAVAKALRHKIVK encoded by the coding sequence ATGACCGGTAAACAAAAAGAAGGAGCCATTCGCGTGGTCCTAGTAGATGACCAAACCATGATACGCCAAGGTTTGGGTTATGTCATTCAAATGCAATCCGATATGGAAGTAATTGGGGAGGCTTCCGATGGCGTGGAAGCTGTAGAACTGATTGGCGCCCTCGCACCTGATGTCGTTTTGATGGATGTTCAGATGCCCAACAAGTCTGGTATTGAGGCCACAAAAGAAATCATGCAGCAGCATCCTCGCACGAAGGTATTGATTCTTACCACCTTTGACAATCACAATTATGTGGTGGAAGGAATTCGTGCTGGAGCCGTCGGCTATATGCTAAAGGATGCCGACTCTCAGGAAATGCTTGATCTGATTCGCAGAGCCCACCAGGGAGAAGCCCTCTTCCATACCGTGACAGCTGCAAAAGCCCTTGCGGAAGCTCTGCAAGGTCAACGTGAGACACCTGATTTGACTACCACTCCCCAATCAGTTTTGCTAGATGAACTGACGGATCGAGAGCTGGATGTACTTCAACAGATCGCCGATGGTTATCGAAATGATCAGATTGCGCAAAACTTGTTCATCTCAGAAGGCACTGTAAAAACACACGTGCATCGGATATTGCAAAAAATGGGTGTCGAGGATCGCACACAGGCAGTGGCAAAAGCTCTGCGGCACAAAATCGTGAAATAA
- a CDS encoding sensor histidine kinase: protein MIIRQRKKDFSLLKIMMKAIQKRLLIMWFSILIVLALIPDSFKRETPLQFSLTIVLFICYLVVFWTSKKKWKPFQFEFVTVVLGIVSLLKSLILGGEGFGLMLPLAVFIGFHIHGRRALAYATFFGTCSTLFLYFEENLKFTHIISYILTYVGCYIGARGYRIQTEAYETNQQHLEQLQKAHTELQEAHLQLQEAALHSLQVAVLEERTRIARDIHDALGHSLTSLIVQLHALKYMLQDGPDNAQEAVRNMLGVAKQSLEDIRSSVHTLALDKTSLGLTPLRALLSQAQKHTGIKMELICSDLDIPLSQEMTITFYRILQEAITNSLRHSDAKEILVIIEQKKDILLLSIRDDGSITSDQKIKPGFGLTGISERIQLLNGTLAYRIREPHGFQLDFSFPIRQTEPERSMRT, encoded by the coding sequence GTGATTATCCGGCAGAGAAAGAAGGACTTCTCATTGTTGAAGATAATGATGAAAGCCATACAAAAACGTTTACTGATCATGTGGTTTTCCATCTTAATTGTATTAGCTTTGATTCCTGATTCATTTAAACGGGAAACTCCGTTGCAATTTTCTCTTACCATTGTACTATTTATTTGTTACCTTGTGGTATTTTGGACTTCCAAGAAAAAATGGAAGCCTTTCCAATTCGAATTCGTGACAGTCGTGCTTGGAATCGTTTCCTTACTAAAGTCCCTTATCTTAGGGGGAGAAGGCTTCGGCTTGATGCTCCCACTCGCTGTTTTTATCGGGTTTCACATTCATGGACGCCGTGCGTTGGCCTATGCTACTTTTTTTGGTACGTGCAGTACGCTTTTTTTATATTTTGAAGAAAACCTGAAATTCACGCACATCATCTCTTATATTCTTACGTATGTGGGGTGCTATATCGGCGCACGTGGCTATCGGATTCAAACAGAAGCATACGAAACCAACCAACAGCACCTGGAGCAGCTGCAAAAAGCACATACAGAGTTGCAAGAGGCGCACTTACAACTTCAAGAAGCAGCGCTTCATTCCCTTCAAGTAGCGGTTCTGGAGGAACGAACGAGAATTGCCCGTGATATTCACGATGCATTGGGTCATAGTTTGACTTCACTCATTGTCCAGCTGCATGCCTTGAAGTATATGCTGCAGGATGGACCTGACAACGCACAAGAAGCCGTACGCAACATGCTCGGTGTTGCCAAGCAAAGTCTGGAGGATATTCGCTCGTCTGTCCATACACTGGCTCTGGATAAAACCTCCCTGGGACTTACGCCTCTGCGAGCTCTCTTATCACAGGCTCAAAAGCATACAGGAATAAAAATGGAGCTGATATGCTCCGATCTGGACATCCCGCTCTCTCAGGAAATGACGATAACGTTTTATCGAATTTTACAAGAAGCGATCACCAATTCCCTACGTCATTCTGACGCAAAAGAAATTCTTGTCATCATTGAACAAAAGAAGGACATCCTTTTGTTGTCCATTCGAGACGATGGAAGCATCACGAGCGACCAAAAAATCAAACCTGGCTTTGGCCTAACTGGGATCTCTGAACGAATTCAATTATTGAACGGAACTCTCGCGTATCGCATTCGTGAGCCCCACGGATTCCAACTCGATTTCAGCTTTCCGATTCGCCAGACTGAGCCTGAAAGGAGCATGCGAACATGA
- a CDS encoding MarR family winged helix-turn-helix transcriptional regulator: MKELIQLAKLLQEASVLFTTISEQELDTSDVTWQQVLILEQLGNGPKTMGDISKTVGLSYSTTSGLINRLEQENLVRRFRDQSDRRVVWVSLTERVYQQRDVKWGNSQTV; this comes from the coding sequence ATGAAAGAACTGATTCAGTTGGCAAAACTCCTGCAAGAAGCCAGTGTTTTGTTTACCACGATTTCTGAGCAAGAGCTGGATACAAGCGATGTAACCTGGCAACAGGTCTTGATTCTTGAGCAGCTCGGAAACGGGCCAAAAACGATGGGGGACATAAGTAAGACTGTCGGTCTTTCATACAGCACAACTTCCGGTCTTATTAATCGGTTGGAGCAGGAAAACCTGGTACGCAGGTTCCGAGACCAATCAGATCGACGAGTTGTGTGGGTGTCACTGACAGAACGTGTATACCAACAGCGAGATGTGAAATGGGGAAATTCACAAACCGTCTAA